From a single Micromonospora carbonacea genomic region:
- a CDS encoding GH1 family beta-glucosidase, giving the protein MSPATVSREENPDVPDLSTLPADFIWGVATAAYQIEGAVAADGRAPSIWDTFCQVPGAIDNGDSGTVACDHYHRWPEDVSLARGLGVDAYRFSVAWPRVLPAGVGPVNPSGLDFYDRLVDALLAAGIRPFVTLYHWDLPQALQDRGGWPERATAEAFADYAAVVAARLGDRVADWTTVNEPLCVSWIGHLEGRMAPGERDLARAVRTSHHTLLGHGLATLAVRANAARRASVGAVLNLSPCEPATDDPADIAAARRMDGHVNRWWLDPLHGRGYPADMLATYRVEPPVRGDDLAVIATPTDFLGVNYYFRQVVVDDPEGPPPYARQVPVPGAAETAMGWENHPAGLERLLVAVHEEYAPSRIVVTESGSAWPDHVTADGTVEDRERTDHLERHLAACAAAVGRGVPLAGYFVWSLLDNFEWAYGYDKRFGLVHVDYPTQRRTVKASGLRYADLIRAHRQRTGPARTVPVRR; this is encoded by the coding sequence GTGAGTCCCGCCACCGTGTCCCGCGAGGAGAACCCCGACGTGCCCGACCTGTCCACGCTGCCAGCCGACTTCATCTGGGGTGTCGCCACCGCCGCCTACCAGATCGAGGGCGCCGTCGCCGCCGACGGCCGGGCACCGTCGATCTGGGACACCTTCTGCCAGGTGCCCGGGGCCATCGACAACGGCGACAGCGGCACCGTCGCCTGCGACCACTACCACCGGTGGCCGGAGGACGTGTCGCTGGCACGCGGCCTCGGCGTCGACGCGTACCGGTTCTCGGTGGCCTGGCCCCGGGTGCTACCCGCCGGCGTCGGCCCGGTCAACCCCAGCGGGCTGGACTTCTACGACCGGCTGGTCGACGCATTGCTGGCGGCCGGGATCCGGCCGTTCGTCACGCTCTACCACTGGGACCTGCCGCAGGCCCTCCAGGACCGGGGCGGCTGGCCGGAACGGGCCACCGCCGAGGCGTTCGCCGACTACGCCGCGGTCGTCGCCGCCCGCCTCGGCGACCGGGTCGCCGACTGGACCACCGTCAACGAGCCGCTCTGCGTGTCCTGGATCGGGCACCTGGAGGGCCGGATGGCACCGGGCGAGCGGGATCTCGCCCGCGCGGTGCGTACCTCCCACCACACCCTGCTCGGCCACGGCCTGGCCACCCTGGCGGTCCGCGCCAACGCCGCCCGCCGGGCCTCCGTCGGGGCGGTGCTCAACCTCAGTCCCTGCGAGCCCGCCACCGACGATCCGGCGGACATCGCCGCCGCCCGCCGGATGGACGGCCACGTCAACCGCTGGTGGCTGGACCCGCTGCACGGCCGCGGCTACCCCGCCGACATGCTGGCCACCTACCGGGTGGAACCGCCGGTACGCGGCGACGACCTCGCCGTGATCGCCACGCCGACCGACTTCCTCGGGGTCAACTACTACTTCCGGCAGGTCGTCGTCGACGACCCGGAGGGGCCCCCGCCGTACGCCCGGCAGGTGCCGGTGCCGGGTGCGGCGGAGACCGCGATGGGCTGGGAGAACCATCCGGCCGGGCTGGAACGGCTGCTGGTCGCGGTGCACGAGGAGTACGCGCCGTCCCGGATCGTCGTCACCGAGAGCGGGTCGGCCTGGCCGGACCACGTCACCGCCGACGGCACCGTGGAGGACCGGGAGCGCACCGACCACTTGGAGCGGCACCTGGCGGCCTGCGCGGCCGCCGTCGGCCGGGGCGTTCCCCTCGCCGGCTACTTCGTCTGGTCGCTGCTCGACAACTTCGAGTGGGCGTACGGCTACGATAAGCGGTTCGGCCTGGTGCACGTCGACTACCCCACCCAACGGCGCACGGTCAAGGCGAGCGGGCTGCGGTACGCCGACCTGATCCGCGCACACCGGCAGCGCACCGGACCGGCGAGGACGGTCCCGGTACGCCGATGA
- a CDS encoding ABC transporter substrate-binding protein, producing the protein MSRRRLAILTAAVLAAASLTACGGSDDPSGGSAKTLTYWASNQGASLEADKQILQPELDRFEQQTGIKVNVEVVPWSDLLNRLLAAAASGQGPDVVNIGNTWSASLQATGAMVEFDDATLAKVGGRDRFVPAALAAAGAPGEPPAAVPLYSLAYALYYNKKAFADAGITTPPATWEQVAEVGRKLTGGGRWGLAVEGANPSENAHHAFTFSQQHGGEWFDSAGKPTFDTPQNVAAVKRYVDLMATDKIINPSNAEYAQNQSVSDFANGKAAMLLWQAVGANLKSQNMAADAYGVAPVPFLAAPPAGGRKVNSMVAGINIAVFKHTRNPDAALEFVKFMTSDAEQVTLNRTYGSLPPVTTAAGDPAFAAPEQKVLQETLATTAAPLPQVPDESTFETLVGTAIKELFADAASGKPVTEESVRHKLSQAQQQMR; encoded by the coding sequence GTGTCGAGACGTCGCCTCGCGATACTCACCGCCGCCGTCCTGGCTGCCGCCTCGCTCACCGCCTGCGGTGGCTCGGACGACCCGTCCGGCGGATCCGCCAAGACCCTCACCTACTGGGCCAGCAACCAGGGGGCGAGCCTGGAAGCCGACAAGCAGATCCTCCAGCCCGAACTGGACCGGTTCGAACAGCAGACCGGCATCAAGGTCAACGTGGAGGTGGTGCCCTGGTCGGACCTGCTCAACCGGCTGCTCGCCGCCGCCGCCTCCGGACAGGGCCCGGACGTGGTGAACATCGGCAACACCTGGTCGGCGTCGTTGCAGGCGACCGGGGCGATGGTCGAGTTCGACGACGCCACCCTGGCAAAGGTCGGCGGCAGGGACCGGTTCGTTCCGGCCGCGCTCGCCGCCGCCGGGGCCCCGGGCGAACCGCCCGCAGCGGTGCCGCTCTACAGCCTCGCCTACGCCCTCTACTACAACAAGAAGGCGTTCGCCGACGCCGGCATCACCACCCCGCCGGCCACCTGGGAACAGGTGGCCGAGGTCGGCCGGAAGCTGACCGGCGGCGGCCGGTGGGGCCTCGCCGTCGAGGGCGCCAACCCCTCGGAGAACGCGCACCACGCCTTCACCTTCAGCCAGCAGCACGGCGGCGAGTGGTTCGACTCCGCCGGCAAGCCGACCTTCGACACCCCGCAGAACGTCGCCGCGGTCAAGCGGTACGTCGACCTGATGGCCACCGACAAGATCATCAACCCGAGCAACGCCGAGTACGCGCAGAACCAGTCGGTGTCCGACTTCGCCAACGGCAAGGCGGCGATGCTGCTCTGGCAGGCCGTCGGGGCGAACCTCAAGTCCCAGAACATGGCCGCCGACGCGTACGGCGTGGCCCCCGTGCCGTTCCTGGCCGCCCCGCCGGCCGGTGGCAGGAAGGTCAACAGCATGGTCGCCGGGATCAACATCGCCGTGTTCAAGCACACCAGGAACCCCGACGCCGCCCTGGAGTTCGTGAAGTTCATGACCAGCGACGCCGAGCAGGTGACGCTCAACAGGACGTACGGATCGCTGCCGCCGGTCACGACCGCCGCCGGCGATCCGGCGTTCGCCGCCCCCGAGCAGAAGGTGCTCCAGGAAACCCTCGCCACCACCGCGGCCCCGCTGCCTCAGGTGCCCGACGAGAGCACCTTCGAGACGCTCGTCGGCACCGCCATCAAGGAACTCTTCGCCGACGCGGCCAGCGGCAAGCCGGTCACCGAGGAGAGCGTCCGACACAAGCTGAGCCAGGCCCAGCAGCAGATGCGCTGA
- a CDS encoding carbohydrate ABC transporter permease: MRETTAERWARRTVLTLLTLFVLVPLYVMVSSAVKPLQDVQNAFTWWPRRPTVDAFVDMWSTVPLGRYLVNSLVVSSVAAVLSVAVAIFAAFAVSRYRFRGRGLFSVTVLSTQMFPGILFLLPLFLIYVNLGNATGIQLYASRTGLILTYLTFSLPFSIWMLVGYFDSIPRGLDEAAQVDGAGPLRTLFQVVLPAAVPGVVAVTVYAFMTAWGEVLFASVMTNEGSRTLAVGLQGYSTQFNVYWNQVMAASLVVSIPVVAGFLALQRYFVAGLTAGAVK; the protein is encoded by the coding sequence ATGCGTGAGACCACCGCCGAGCGCTGGGCCCGCCGGACCGTGTTGACCCTGCTCACGCTGTTTGTCCTCGTCCCGCTCTACGTGATGGTCAGCTCGGCGGTCAAACCGCTCCAGGACGTGCAGAACGCGTTCACCTGGTGGCCCCGCCGGCCCACGGTCGACGCGTTCGTGGACATGTGGTCGACCGTGCCGCTGGGCCGCTATCTGGTCAACAGCCTGGTCGTCTCCTCGGTGGCGGCGGTCCTGTCGGTGGCCGTGGCGATCTTCGCGGCGTTCGCGGTCAGTCGCTACCGGTTCCGCGGCCGGGGCCTGTTCTCGGTGACCGTCCTGTCCACCCAGATGTTCCCCGGCATCCTGTTCCTGCTGCCGCTGTTCCTGATCTACGTCAACCTGGGCAACGCCACCGGCATCCAGTTGTACGCCAGCCGCACCGGCCTGATCCTCACCTACCTCACCTTCTCGCTGCCGTTCTCGATCTGGATGCTGGTCGGCTACTTCGACTCCATCCCGCGCGGACTCGACGAGGCCGCCCAGGTCGACGGCGCCGGCCCGCTCCGCACGCTGTTCCAGGTGGTGCTGCCGGCGGCAGTGCCCGGAGTGGTCGCGGTGACCGTGTACGCGTTCATGACCGCCTGGGGCGAGGTGCTGTTCGCCTCGGTGATGACCAACGAGGGCAGTCGGACCCTGGCCGTCGGCCTCCAGGGCTACTCGACCCAGTTCAACGTCTACTGGAACCAGGTGATGGCCGCCTCGCTGGTGGTCAGCATCCCCGTCGTCGCCGGCTTCCTGGCGTTGCAGCGCTACTTCGTCGCCGGCCTCACCGCCGGCGCGGTCAAGTGA
- a CDS encoding MBL fold metallo-hydrolase, whose protein sequence is MFAVTGGSVRDKRDFAATAVLISHPKGDLLVDAGFGEHVAEHIRMLARMERAPHRLGRTAAQQLDAAGYDRSRLLGVLVTHVHWDHVSGLDSLRVPVWINEAENRYGADDSHGRVFRAVSQGLEIREYAFDGPEYLGFPASFDFYGDGSVVVALAAGHTPGSVVVFVTLPSGQRYAFIGDLTWQLDGISRGAQRPWLMRRVADVDARAVRVGLRRSIALSRVVQVVPAHDVAAYDSIPLLPPRFPSVTL, encoded by the coding sequence GTGTTCGCCGTGACCGGAGGGTCCGTACGGGACAAGCGGGATTTCGCGGCCACCGCCGTGCTCATCTCCCACCCGAAGGGCGACCTGCTCGTCGACGCCGGGTTCGGCGAGCACGTGGCAGAGCACATCAGGATGCTGGCGCGCATGGAGCGCGCTCCCCACCGGCTCGGCCGGACCGCGGCGCAGCAGCTCGATGCGGCCGGCTATGACCGCTCCCGGCTTCTGGGCGTGCTCGTCACGCACGTGCACTGGGATCACGTCAGCGGCCTGGACTCCCTGCGGGTGCCGGTGTGGATCAACGAGGCCGAGAACCGCTACGGCGCCGACGACTCGCACGGCAGGGTGTTCCGCGCGGTGTCGCAGGGCCTGGAGATCCGGGAGTACGCCTTCGACGGCCCGGAGTATCTCGGCTTTCCGGCGAGCTTCGACTTCTACGGAGACGGCTCGGTGGTCGTGGCCCTCGCCGCGGGGCACACCCCGGGCTCCGTCGTCGTATTCGTCACGCTGCCCTCCGGGCAGCGGTACGCGTTCATCGGCGACCTCACCTGGCAGCTGGACGGCATCTCCCGTGGCGCGCAACGCCCGTGGTTGATGCGCCGCGTCGCCGATGTCGACGCCAGGGCCGTCCGGGTCGGCCTGCGGCGCAGCATCGCCCTCAGCCGCGTGGTGCAGGTCGTTCCGGCCCACGATGTCGCCGCCTACGACAGCATCCCGCTCCTGCCGCCCCGGTTCCCGAGCGTGACACTGTGA
- a CDS encoding carbohydrate ABC transporter permease — protein MATTTVHDATGRDGPPRAGTPENRPRRPRRSLLPYLLLAPAVVLELAIHVVPMLVGAWMSLLQLTQFHIRDWSTAPFVGAENYRMVLDFDSAAGAELLHSFQVTVLYTVCSVGLSWVLGTTAAVLLQRPFRGRGLLRALFLTPYALPVYTAVITWSFLFQRDNGLVNHVLVDQLHLLGDRPFWLIGDNSFVALLTVSIWRSWPFAFLCVMAGLQNIPADLYEAAAMDGAGFWRRLRSVTLPMLRPVNLVLLLVLFLWTFNDFNTPYVLFGGSAPEQADLVSIHIYRSSFKTWDFGSGSAMSVALLLFLLLVTAGYLLLTNRRRNDA, from the coding sequence ATGGCCACCACCACCGTCCACGACGCCACCGGGCGGGACGGGCCGCCCCGGGCCGGGACGCCGGAGAACCGCCCCCGCCGACCCCGCCGGTCACTCCTGCCGTACCTGCTGCTCGCCCCGGCCGTCGTGCTGGAACTGGCGATCCACGTCGTGCCGATGCTCGTCGGCGCCTGGATGAGCCTGCTCCAGCTGACCCAGTTCCACATCCGCGACTGGTCCACCGCCCCGTTCGTCGGCGCCGAGAACTACCGGATGGTGCTCGACTTCGACTCCGCCGCCGGAGCCGAACTGCTGCACTCCTTCCAGGTGACCGTGCTCTACACGGTCTGCTCGGTCGGCCTCTCCTGGGTGCTCGGCACCACCGCCGCCGTGCTGCTGCAACGCCCGTTCCGCGGCCGGGGCCTGCTGCGCGCGCTCTTCCTCACCCCGTACGCCCTGCCGGTCTACACCGCCGTGATCACCTGGAGTTTCCTGTTCCAGCGCGACAACGGCCTGGTCAACCACGTGTTGGTCGACCAGTTGCACCTGCTCGGCGACCGGCCGTTCTGGCTGATCGGCGACAACAGCTTCGTCGCGTTGCTGACCGTGTCGATCTGGCGGTCCTGGCCGTTCGCCTTCCTGTGCGTCATGGCCGGCCTCCAGAACATCCCGGCCGACCTGTACGAGGCCGCCGCGATGGACGGCGCGGGCTTCTGGCGGCGGTTGCGCTCGGTGACCCTGCCCATGCTGCGTCCGGTCAACCTGGTGCTGCTGCTGGTGCTGTTCCTGTGGACCTTCAACGACTTCAACACCCCGTACGTGCTGTTCGGCGGCTCCGCGCCGGAGCAGGCCGACCTGGTCTCCATCCACATCTACCGCAGCTCCTTCAAGACCTGGGACTTCGGCTCCGGCTCCGCGATGTCGGTGGCGCTGCTGCTGTTCCTGCTCCTGGTCACCGCCGGGTACCTGCTGCTCACCAACCGCCGGAGGAACGATGCGTGA
- a CDS encoding metal-dependent hydrolase: MLRSRFVSMVEGGGAAVMGRSHALSGAVVWLGGCAVVAGLGARPAVGTVVVGAAVTAGGALLPDVDHPGSVVARSLGPVTRLVAQGAAAGAAALRGASCRCCVGRGGHRAVTHTLLFAVAAGLLVSLVCWVGGDVAAAVVAGLAAALAVRGALRRRTRGAYGAAAAGLFVGVMAAALPGPVAGWWWVGLPLGLGCLVHSLGDALTFSRVPLLWPIRIRGCRWAPLGMRAPLRFRTGSAAELFLVVPALIVLGGISAWTLIAS; this comes from the coding sequence ATGCTTCGTTCGCGTTTCGTGTCGATGGTGGAGGGTGGTGGCGCGGCGGTGATGGGGCGTTCTCACGCGCTGTCCGGGGCGGTGGTGTGGCTGGGCGGCTGCGCGGTGGTGGCCGGGCTGGGGGCGCGGCCGGCGGTGGGCACCGTGGTGGTCGGCGCGGCCGTCACCGCTGGTGGGGCGCTGCTGCCGGACGTCGACCATCCCGGTTCGGTCGTCGCCCGGTCGCTGGGTCCGGTGACCCGGCTGGTCGCCCAGGGGGCGGCGGCGGGCGCGGCGGCGCTGCGCGGGGCCTCCTGCCGTTGCTGTGTGGGCAGGGGCGGGCACCGGGCGGTCACGCACACTCTGCTGTTCGCGGTTGCCGCCGGCCTGCTGGTGTCGCTGGTGTGTTGGGTCGGCGGGGACGTCGCCGCGGCGGTGGTCGCCGGGCTGGCCGCGGCGCTGGCCGTGCGTGGGGCCCTGCGCAGGCGCACCCGCGGCGCGTACGGGGCGGCGGCGGCCGGGCTGTTCGTCGGGGTGATGGCCGCCGCGCTGCCCGGCCCGGTCGCCGGATGGTGGTGGGTCGGTCTGCCGCTGGGCCTGGGCTGCCTGGTGCACTCCCTCGGTGACGCGTTGACCTTCAGCCGGGTGCCGCTGCTGTGGCCGATCCGGATCCGGGGCTGCCGGTGGGCGCCGCTGGGCATGCGGGCCCCGTTGCGCTTCCGCACCGGCTCGGCCGCCGAGCTGTTCCTGGTCGTGCCCGCCCTGATCGTGCTGGGCGGAATCAGCGCCTGGACCCTGATCGCGTCGTAG
- a CDS encoding ROK family transcriptional regulator: protein MRLRNRSALLSRLFLDGPLTRQDLMRSTGLSQPAISNVVSDLIGEGLVVEAGAAESDGGRPSMMLRVAPRFAFVIGVDVGETLIRVELFDFAMTLLARAGYPLDPARTEPATVAGHVLAGIDAVTTQARVSPADVLGVGIGVSGVVEQGAEAVVHAQALGWDRVPLERLIRSGTDLPLHIDNGANTLGQAEMWFGAGRGARHAVFALVGSGVGAALVTNGASYRGASSSAGEWGHTTLVYGGRTCRCGARGCLEAYVGAEAIIDRYQEAQGGRAVPGEDEESRIAALVEAGASSPTARRVLDETAGYLGAGVANLINLFNPERVVLGGWVAMALGGLLPEIREAAGRQALRQPYEQASIELCRLGVDAVALGAATLPMARLLATGGLRPAVNNHHK from the coding sequence GTGCGGCTGCGGAATCGGTCGGCGCTGCTGTCCAGGCTCTTCCTCGACGGCCCGCTGACCCGGCAGGACCTGATGCGCAGCACCGGTCTCAGCCAGCCCGCGATCAGCAACGTGGTCAGCGACCTCATCGGCGAGGGGCTCGTCGTCGAGGCCGGCGCGGCCGAGTCCGACGGCGGCCGTCCCAGCATGATGCTGCGGGTCGCGCCCCGGTTCGCCTTCGTCATCGGGGTGGACGTCGGGGAGACCCTGATCCGGGTCGAACTGTTCGACTTCGCCATGACCCTGCTGGCCCGCGCCGGCTACCCGCTGGACCCGGCGCGCACCGAACCGGCGACGGTCGCCGGACACGTGCTGGCCGGCATCGACGCGGTCACCACCCAGGCCCGGGTGTCCCCCGCCGACGTGCTCGGCGTCGGGATCGGCGTGTCGGGCGTGGTGGAGCAGGGCGCCGAGGCGGTGGTGCACGCCCAGGCCCTCGGCTGGGACCGGGTGCCGCTGGAGCGGTTGATCCGGTCGGGCACCGACCTGCCGCTGCACATCGACAACGGCGCCAACACCCTCGGCCAGGCGGAGATGTGGTTCGGAGCCGGACGCGGCGCCCGGCACGCCGTGTTCGCCCTGGTCGGGTCCGGTGTCGGCGCAGCCCTGGTGACCAACGGGGCCTCCTACCGGGGAGCGTCCAGCAGCGCCGGCGAGTGGGGACACACCACCCTGGTGTACGGCGGCCGGACCTGCCGCTGCGGGGCCCGGGGCTGCCTGGAGGCGTACGTCGGCGCCGAGGCGATCATCGACCGCTACCAGGAGGCCCAGGGCGGCCGGGCGGTGCCCGGCGAGGACGAGGAGTCCCGGATCGCCGCCCTGGTCGAGGCGGGCGCCAGTTCGCCCACCGCCCGTCGGGTGCTGGACGAGACCGCCGGATACCTCGGCGCCGGGGTCGCCAATCTGATCAACCTGTTCAATCCCGAGCGGGTGGTGCTGGGCGGCTGGGTGGCGATGGCGCTCGGCGGCCTGCTGCCCGAGATCCGCGAGGCGGCCGGGCGGCAGGCGCTGCGCCAGCCGTACGAGCAGGCGTCGATCGAACTGTGCCGGCTCGGCGTGGACGCGGTCGCGCTCGGCGCCGCCACCCTGCCGATGGCCCGGCTGCTCGCCACCGGAGGACTGCGGCCGGCGGTCAATAACCACCATAAGTAG
- a CDS encoding MarR family winged helix-turn-helix transcriptional regulator — translation MPASPAPSRPDPTTDDEAPQRPTLGPGPDSELTWLLHRAAQRMHALVGAEAERHGLSLRDHIVLSALHKTADLTQVELGQALGMDKTTLAAEIDRLERMELVSRRVNPRDRRARIIAITPKGDAARAAVAAGTEAREADAVRPIPAAEVAQLRRALYLIIGSAEDPGSCI, via the coding sequence ATGCCTGCCTCACCCGCCCCGAGCCGCCCCGATCCGACGACCGACGACGAGGCGCCGCAGCGCCCCACTCTGGGACCGGGGCCCGACTCCGAGCTGACGTGGCTGCTCCACCGGGCGGCCCAGCGGATGCACGCACTCGTCGGCGCGGAAGCGGAACGCCACGGCCTGTCGCTGCGCGACCACATCGTCCTCAGCGCCCTGCACAAGACCGCCGATCTCACCCAGGTCGAACTCGGGCAAGCCCTCGGCATGGACAAGACGACTCTCGCCGCGGAGATCGACCGGCTCGAGCGCATGGAACTCGTCTCGCGGCGCGTCAACCCGCGAGACCGGCGGGCCCGCATCATCGCCATCACCCCGAAGGGCGACGCGGCGCGGGCGGCTGTCGCTGCCGGCACCGAAGCCCGCGAGGCCGACGCGGTCCGGCCCATCCCGGCGGCCGAGGTCGCACAGCTGCGACGGGCCCTCTACCTCATCATCGGCTCGGCCGAAGACCCGGGATCGTGCATATGA
- a CDS encoding NAD(P)-dependent alcohol dehydrogenase — translation MRTTIGWQSVDGTVALQRATFERRDLRGDDIAVRVDYCGVCHSDLHLLNGMMPHYKSAAGVVPGHEFTGTVTAAGAEVTRFAPGDRVAVGTLVDSCGTCPMCQVGQENFCLERPTSTYGSPDRLDGTITQGAYSREYVLREKFAYRLPAGLDPAGAAPLMCAGITMWEPLREAGIGSGNRVAIAGLGGLGHLGVKLAAALGAEVTVLSRTPGKADDARKLGAADLLVTTDDAQLARAAGRFDLILDTISGPHDLSPLLRLLTLEGTLSVLGFPMQTPVNLMELSFGRKKLSSSGTGGTRHTAELLSFAAEHGITADIELLPSAQVQQAFDCLERGDVRYRFVLDLADLD, via the coding sequence GTGCGGACGACCATCGGATGGCAGAGCGTGGACGGCACCGTCGCCTTGCAGCGGGCGACGTTCGAGCGGCGGGACCTGCGGGGCGACGACATCGCGGTCCGCGTCGACTACTGCGGCGTCTGCCACAGCGACCTGCACCTGCTCAACGGCATGATGCCGCACTACAAGAGCGCCGCCGGCGTCGTGCCCGGCCACGAGTTCACCGGCACGGTCACCGCCGCCGGGGCCGAGGTGACCCGCTTCGCTCCCGGCGACCGGGTCGCCGTCGGGACCCTCGTCGACTCCTGCGGGACCTGCCCCATGTGCCAGGTCGGCCAGGAGAACTTCTGCCTCGAACGCCCGACCAGCACGTACGGCAGCCCCGACCGGCTCGACGGCACCATCACGCAGGGGGCGTACAGCCGCGAGTACGTGCTGCGGGAGAAGTTCGCCTACCGGCTGCCCGCCGGCCTCGACCCGGCCGGTGCGGCTCCGCTGATGTGCGCCGGCATCACCATGTGGGAACCCCTGCGCGAGGCGGGAATCGGCTCCGGTAACCGGGTGGCGATCGCCGGCCTCGGGGGCCTCGGGCATCTGGGGGTCAAGCTCGCCGCCGCGCTCGGCGCCGAGGTGACCGTGCTGAGCCGCACCCCGGGCAAGGCCGACGACGCCCGCAAACTCGGCGCCGCCGATCTGCTCGTCACGACCGATGACGCCCAGCTCGCGCGGGCCGCCGGTCGCTTCGACCTCATCCTGGACACCATCTCCGGCCCGCACGACCTGTCGCCGTTGCTGCGGCTGCTGACCCTCGAGGGCACTCTCAGCGTGCTCGGCTTCCCCATGCAGACACCGGTGAACCTCATGGAACTGAGCTTCGGCCGCAAGAAGCTCAGCTCATCGGGGACCGGCGGCACCAGGCACACGGCCGAACTGTTGTCCTTCGCCGCCGAGCACGGCATCACCGCCGACATCGAGCTGCTGCCCTCCGCCCAGGTCCAGCAGGCCTTCGACTGTCTCGAACGCGGCGACGTCCGCTACCGCTTCGTGCTGGACCTCGCCGACCTCGACTGA
- a CDS encoding carboxymuconolactone decarboxylase family protein has translation MNASDDVADRIAAGRAVYARNLGVPEDEAERMLAGRAGAQYAREAFLAAGGPGWSGTGLTDRDRSVAVIAALVGQHVVDARLITYLNAARAAGVTEEGLAELMVLLTAYLGQPAASVAMATVLGTAPRPAAVAVD, from the coding sequence ATGAACGCGTCCGACGACGTGGCCGACCGCATCGCCGCCGGCCGCGCCGTGTACGCCCGCAACCTCGGCGTCCCGGAGGACGAAGCCGAGCGCATGCTCGCGGGGCGAGCCGGCGCACAGTACGCCCGGGAGGCCTTCCTCGCGGCCGGCGGACCCGGATGGTCCGGAACGGGACTGACCGACCGCGACCGCAGCGTCGCCGTCATCGCCGCCCTCGTCGGCCAACACGTCGTCGATGCCCGGCTGATCACCTACCTGAACGCCGCCCGCGCCGCCGGTGTCACCGAAGAGGGCCTGGCCGAGTTGATGGTGCTGCTGACCGCCTACCTCGGTCAGCCGGCGGCATCGGTCGCCATGGCCACCGTCCTGGGCACGGCGCCACGACCCGCCGCGGTCGCCGTCGACTGA
- a CDS encoding NUDIX domain-containing protein, whose translation MHVVVCGALVENGAVLLVHRSPTRRAYPDLWDLPGGHVEAGESELQALSREMHEELGVHIVAESSSRLGDLYAGSGQEAVHVGVWRIRDWVGSPTNRAPEEHDDVAWVGISELGGIPLVFGALPALLRSLPEPDRLSRRGEARTTASPSGP comes from the coding sequence ATGCATGTCGTCGTCTGCGGCGCACTCGTGGAGAACGGCGCGGTGCTGTTGGTGCACCGCAGCCCGACCCGCCGGGCATACCCGGATCTCTGGGATCTGCCCGGGGGGCACGTCGAAGCGGGTGAGTCGGAACTACAGGCACTCTCGCGCGAGATGCACGAGGAGCTCGGGGTTCACATCGTGGCGGAGTCCTCGTCGCGGTTGGGCGACCTGTATGCCGGCAGCGGCCAGGAGGCCGTCCACGTGGGCGTCTGGCGCATCAGAGACTGGGTCGGCTCTCCCACCAACCGTGCCCCTGAGGAGCACGACGACGTCGCATGGGTCGGGATCAGCGAGCTGGGAGGCATTCCCCTCGTGTTCGGCGCCCTGCCGGCATTGCTCCGTTCCCTGCCTGAGCCTGACCGGCTGTCTCGTCGCGGCGAGGCACGGACAACCGCATCGCCGAGCGGCCCGTAG